From the Cupriavidus necator N-1 genome, one window contains:
- a CDS encoding N-acyl-D-amino-acid deacylase family protein, with the protein MASQPAAPRRADLIFRNATVVDGTGAARRVADVAVAGDRIIAVGDCGDMAADQTVDAAGRVLAPGFIDAHTHDDGYLLVHRDMTPKVSQGITTVVTGNCGISVAPLVSSAPPQPLDLLGPPALFRFDTFAQWLDALRATPANVNVVPLLGNSTLRVRAMPQLDRPTNEAEVAAMRDEVRLAMEAGAFGVSTGTFYPPAAAATEAEIIAVCEPVRTHGGLYSTHLRDETDDIVPSIEEALRIGRALDCPVVFSHHKVAGKRNHGRSVETLGLLADAARLQPLCLDCHPYPATSTMLRLDRVRQSTRTMITWSTGYPAAGGRDFHELMQELGLDEDALLAKLRPAAAIYFIMDERDVERIAQFPLTIFGSDGMPFDPRPHPRQWGTFPRILARMVREDQLMTLETAIHKMSGLAAQQYGLADRGQIVPGAFADLVLFDADRVQDRATFEDPLQLSTGIHGVWVNGARVWEQSAQADSEGSALPAFSGRVLQRRPTENTSVRR; encoded by the coding sequence ATGGCATCGCAACCCGCCGCGCCCCGGCGCGCCGACCTGATCTTCCGCAACGCCACGGTGGTGGACGGCACGGGCGCAGCCCGCCGCGTGGCCGATGTTGCCGTCGCGGGCGACCGTATCATCGCCGTGGGCGACTGCGGCGACATGGCCGCGGACCAGACCGTGGACGCAGCCGGCCGCGTGCTGGCACCGGGCTTTATCGATGCCCACACGCACGACGACGGCTACCTGCTGGTGCATCGGGACATGACCCCCAAGGTGTCGCAGGGCATCACCACCGTGGTGACCGGCAATTGCGGCATCAGCGTGGCGCCGCTGGTCAGCAGCGCGCCGCCGCAGCCGCTGGACCTGCTGGGGCCGCCCGCGCTGTTCCGCTTCGATACCTTCGCGCAGTGGCTCGACGCGCTGCGCGCGACGCCGGCCAATGTCAACGTGGTGCCGCTGCTCGGGAATTCGACGTTGCGCGTGCGCGCGATGCCGCAACTGGACCGGCCCACCAATGAGGCGGAAGTCGCCGCGATGCGCGACGAGGTCAGGCTGGCGATGGAGGCGGGCGCCTTCGGTGTGTCGACCGGCACGTTCTATCCGCCCGCGGCAGCCGCCACCGAAGCCGAGATCATCGCCGTGTGCGAGCCGGTCCGCACCCACGGCGGCCTCTATTCCACGCACCTGCGCGACGAGACCGACGACATCGTGCCGTCGATCGAAGAAGCGCTGCGCATCGGCCGCGCGCTCGACTGCCCGGTGGTGTTCTCGCACCACAAGGTGGCGGGCAAGCGCAATCACGGCCGCTCGGTCGAAACCCTCGGGCTGCTGGCTGACGCCGCGCGCCTGCAGCCGCTGTGCCTGGACTGCCATCCCTATCCCGCGACCTCGACCATGTTGCGGCTGGACCGCGTGCGCCAGTCCACGCGCACCATGATCACCTGGTCCACCGGCTACCCGGCCGCGGGCGGCCGCGACTTCCACGAGCTGATGCAGGAGCTTGGCCTGGACGAGGACGCGCTGCTGGCAAAGCTGCGTCCCGCGGCGGCGATCTACTTCATCATGGATGAGCGCGACGTCGAGCGGATCGCGCAGTTTCCGCTGACCATCTTCGGCTCCGACGGCATGCCGTTCGACCCGCGCCCGCATCCGCGCCAGTGGGGCACCTTCCCGCGCATCCTGGCGCGCATGGTGCGCGAAGACCAGCTGATGACGCTGGAAACCGCGATCCACAAGATGTCCGGACTGGCCGCGCAGCAATACGGGCTGGCAGACCGCGGCCAGATCGTGCCGGGTGCGTTTGCCGACCTGGTGCTGTTCGATGCGGACCGCGTGCAGGACCGCGCCACCTTTGAAGACCCGCTGCAGCTGAGCACTGGCATCCACGGCGTCTGGGTCAATGGCGCCCGGGTCTGGGAACAGTCCGCGCAGGCGGACAGCGAGGGCAGCGCACTGCCCGCCTTCTCCGGCCGTGTGCTGCAGCGCCGCCCCACCGAAAACACTTCCGTCCGCCGCTGA
- a CDS encoding Bug family tripartite tricarboxylate transporter substrate binding protein: protein MATLLWLGAAGLAGPAVADSYPSRPIRLVVPSAAGGSPDVLMRALGAEVGKSLGQSFVIDNKPGASGVIGISELERAAPDGYTLGYANNVTLSINKSTFRKLPYRPDAFMPVVLLFKVPNVIAVKPDMPVKTIAELVAYVKANPDKVTYASPGQGTSGHLTGQLLADKAGLAWTHVGYKGSPQAATDVMRGQVNVLIDNMPTILPLIKAGKLKPLAVTSLARSPLLPALPTIAESGVPGFEGVAWGGLVAPQGTPADVVGKLNGAFNRALVDPAIKDKFAALGAETVGGRPQALAGYAARETDKWAPVVRQAGITPQ from the coding sequence ATGGCCACCCTGTTATGGCTGGGCGCCGCGGGCCTGGCTGGGCCGGCAGTGGCGGACAGCTATCCGTCGCGCCCGATCCGCCTGGTGGTGCCGTCCGCGGCGGGCGGCAGTCCCGACGTGCTGATGCGCGCACTGGGCGCCGAAGTCGGCAAGTCGCTGGGCCAGTCGTTTGTGATCGACAACAAGCCCGGCGCCTCGGGCGTGATCGGAATCTCAGAACTGGAACGCGCCGCGCCTGACGGCTACACGCTGGGCTACGCCAACAACGTGACGCTGTCGATCAACAAGAGCACCTTCCGCAAGCTGCCGTACCGGCCCGATGCCTTCATGCCGGTGGTGCTGCTGTTCAAGGTGCCGAACGTGATCGCGGTGAAGCCGGATATGCCGGTGAAGACCATTGCCGAGCTCGTGGCCTATGTGAAGGCCAATCCGGACAAGGTCACCTATGCCTCGCCGGGCCAGGGCACGTCCGGCCACCTGACCGGCCAGCTGCTCGCGGACAAGGCGGGGCTCGCCTGGACGCACGTCGGCTACAAGGGCAGCCCGCAGGCCGCCACCGATGTGATGCGCGGCCAGGTCAATGTGCTGATCGACAACATGCCGACCATCCTGCCGCTGATCAAGGCCGGCAAGCTCAAGCCGCTGGCGGTGACCAGCCTGGCGCGTTCGCCGCTGCTGCCGGCGCTGCCCACCATCGCGGAGTCCGGCGTGCCGGGTTTCGAAGGGGTGGCCTGGGGCGGCCTGGTGGCGCCGCAAGGCACGCCGGCCGACGTGGTGGGCAAGCTCAACGGCGCCTTCAACCGCGCGCTGGTGGATCCGGCCATCAAGGACAAGTTCGCCGCGCTCGGTGCCGAAACGGTCGGCGGCAGGCCGCAGGCGCTGGCCGGCTATGCCGCGCGTGAAACCGACAAGTGGGCGCCCGTGGTCAGGCAGGCCGGCATCACGCCGCAGTAA
- a CDS encoding helix-turn-helix domain-containing protein — MTEDTFATRLKGVLEGKRIMLKQVAEALSVSPSAVHKWTRGGEIEYERLLALARFLGVNWLWLRYGEQAIADLETSIASDPHIKELRQKHLAEIMESEARMKFAQEVSGIVTWEWNVLTDGLTYSSNDVTLFGRHIRNMDDFWACVHPADVARLREVLARTLGAQEMHEWEFRVVHEDTTRWISSRATLVRDFDQRPVKMIGVSLDITERRRAEAALRQNEALLAKAQEIAHLGGWYWNIQTDDCAWTDEAYRIFGWAPQAFKVTMERYLASIVEEDRARVQAAIRAAIVDKAPYSVDYRIQLPDGSHRDIHEEGEVTLDEHGNALTMVGASQDVTGPAAPPATGGGKTPRKRAADKPRTAA, encoded by the coding sequence ATGACGGAAGACACTTTTGCCACGCGCCTGAAGGGGGTGCTGGAAGGCAAAAGGATCATGCTCAAGCAGGTGGCAGAGGCGCTGTCGGTGTCGCCGTCGGCCGTGCACAAGTGGACCCGTGGCGGCGAGATCGAATACGAGCGGCTGCTCGCGCTGGCGCGCTTCCTGGGTGTCAACTGGCTGTGGCTGCGCTACGGCGAGCAGGCCATCGCCGACCTGGAGACCAGTATCGCCTCTGACCCGCACATCAAGGAACTGCGCCAGAAGCACCTGGCGGAGATCATGGAGAGCGAGGCGCGCATGAAGTTCGCGCAGGAGGTGTCTGGCATCGTCACGTGGGAATGGAACGTGCTGACCGATGGCCTGACCTACTCGTCCAACGACGTCACGCTGTTCGGCCGCCATATCCGCAACATGGACGACTTCTGGGCCTGCGTGCACCCGGCCGACGTTGCGCGCCTGCGCGAGGTGCTGGCGCGCACGCTGGGCGCGCAGGAGATGCACGAGTGGGAGTTCCGCGTCGTGCATGAGGACACCACGCGCTGGATCTCGTCGCGGGCCACGCTGGTGCGCGATTTCGACCAGCGCCCGGTCAAGATGATCGGCGTCAGCCTGGACATCACCGAGCGGCGACGCGCCGAGGCCGCGCTGCGCCAGAACGAGGCGCTGCTGGCCAAGGCGCAGGAGATTGCCCACCTGGGCGGCTGGTACTGGAATATCCAGACCGACGACTGCGCCTGGACCGACGAGGCCTACCGCATCTTCGGCTGGGCCCCGCAGGCGTTCAAGGTGACCATGGAGCGCTACCTGGCGTCGATCGTCGAGGAGGACCGCGCCCGCGTGCAGGCCGCCATCCGCGCGGCCATCGTCGACAAGGCGCCATACAGTGTCGACTACCGCATCCAGCTGCCCGACGGCAGCCATCGCGACATCCATGAGGAAGGCGAGGTCACGTTGGACGAGCACGGCAACGCCCTGACCATGGTCGGCGCCTCGCAGGATGTCACCGGGCCGGCAGCGCCGCCGGCAACCGGCGGCGGCAAGACCCCGCGCAAGCGTGCGGCGGACAAGCCACGCACAGCAGCCTGA
- a CDS encoding aromatic ring-hydroxylating oxygenase subunit alpha → MQDTTAPVCGTTPPLAYTLPADYYTSQEVFEQEKKTIFARSWVCVMHKSQVAENNQYATVKVAGENVFVVRGRDGVLRAFYNVCPHRAHELFADGAGKAKNVITCPYHAWSFGLDGKLIHVRNAENVPGFCKDNAGLTPVRVEEFCGLVFVNLDMDAKPLAEQAAGLNDEIRARCPDVDKLVPAHKLSYEMKANWKVVVDNYLECLHCQTAHPALVESIRMETYKHEVRGLYTSQVGQTRSGSDAFTYDSDAPNTDFAAYWLWPNVTLNVLPGDGNYGVFYMFPVDADTTIQHFEFYFRDSTPTAEQEQLIEYYKNVLKPEDLSIVESVQRGLKSRGYRNGQGPLLVTDDKTSAIGEHGVQHFQQMVLDALAA, encoded by the coding sequence ATGCAAGACACCACCGCCCCCGTCTGCGGCACCACCCCGCCGCTGGCCTACACGCTGCCGGCCGACTACTACACCTCGCAGGAAGTCTTCGAGCAGGAGAAGAAGACGATCTTCGCGCGCAGCTGGGTGTGCGTGATGCACAAGAGCCAGGTGGCCGAGAACAACCAGTACGCCACGGTGAAGGTGGCCGGCGAGAACGTGTTCGTCGTGCGCGGCCGCGACGGCGTGCTGCGCGCGTTCTACAACGTCTGCCCGCACCGCGCCCATGAGCTGTTTGCGGATGGCGCCGGCAAGGCCAAGAACGTGATCACCTGCCCCTACCACGCCTGGTCGTTCGGCCTGGACGGCAAGCTGATCCATGTGCGCAACGCCGAGAACGTGCCGGGCTTCTGCAAGGACAACGCGGGCCTGACGCCGGTGCGCGTGGAAGAGTTCTGCGGCCTGGTCTTCGTCAACCTGGACATGGACGCGAAGCCGCTGGCCGAGCAGGCCGCCGGCCTGAACGACGAAATCCGCGCCCGCTGCCCGGATGTCGACAAGCTGGTGCCGGCGCACAAGCTCAGCTACGAGATGAAGGCCAACTGGAAGGTGGTGGTCGACAACTACCTGGAATGCCTGCACTGCCAGACCGCGCACCCGGCGCTGGTCGAGTCGATCAGGATGGAGACCTACAAGCACGAAGTGCGTGGACTCTACACCAGCCAGGTCGGCCAGACCCGCTCGGGCAGCGACGCCTTCACCTATGACAGCGACGCCCCCAACACCGACTTCGCCGCGTACTGGCTGTGGCCCAACGTCACGCTGAACGTGCTCCCGGGCGACGGCAACTACGGCGTCTTCTACATGTTCCCGGTGGATGCCGACACCACCATCCAGCACTTCGAGTTCTACTTCCGCGACAGCACGCCCACGGCCGAGCAGGAACAGCTGATCGAGTACTACAAGAACGTGCTCAAGCCCGAAGACCTGAGCATCGTCGAATCGGTGCAGCGCGGCCTGAAGTCGCGCGGCTACCGCAACGGGCAGGGCCCGCTGCTGGTCACCGACGACAAGACCTCCGCCATCGGCGAGCACGGCGTGCAGCACTTCCAGCAAATGGTGCTCGACGCCCTGGCCGCCTGA
- a CDS encoding aldehyde dehydrogenase family protein: MIQTQLYIDGQWQSPIDQGTRAILSPADESVIAQAAEATRADARLAIAAARKAFDGPWRQTTIRDRAKLLNKIAELIDRDAEKLAHLESLNTGKTLTESRTDMGDIAATFRYFAGLVASESGAVNEAPHHVISRTLREPVGVCGLITPWNYPLLQAAWKIAPALGAGNTVVIKPSNLTPLTTHHFTQLVAELDLPPGVFNLVTGGAEVGADLAESLDVDLVSFTGGAYAGESIMKAATGNFKRIGLELGGKNPNIVFADADLDAAVDYALNAAFFHAGQVCSAGSRLMIEDSIYDAFISRLAERLPRIVIGNGFHGETQMGPVQSAQQHEKILGMVQAGIAEGARLVHGGKRPAGDVFKKGYWLEPTLLADVTADMKIAKEEIFGPVITAERFRSEEEVLRAANDTPYGLAGAVWTRDLDKANRMSRGLRFGTVWVNDYHPYFPEAPWGGYKASGIGRELARVGLDEYTELKHSYINLAPKAMGWFGA, from the coding sequence ATGATCCAGACCCAGCTCTATATCGACGGCCAGTGGCAGTCGCCCATCGACCAAGGCACGCGCGCCATCCTGAGCCCGGCCGACGAGTCCGTGATCGCCCAGGCCGCCGAAGCCACCCGCGCCGACGCGCGCCTGGCCATCGCCGCTGCGCGCAAGGCCTTCGACGGCCCGTGGCGCCAGACGACGATCCGTGACCGCGCCAAACTGCTGAACAAGATCGCCGAACTGATCGACCGCGACGCAGAGAAGCTCGCCCACCTGGAGTCGCTCAATACCGGCAAGACGCTGACCGAGAGCCGCACCGACATGGGCGATATCGCCGCCACGTTCCGCTACTTCGCGGGGCTGGTCGCATCCGAGTCGGGCGCCGTCAACGAAGCGCCGCACCATGTGATCAGCCGCACCCTGCGCGAACCGGTCGGCGTATGCGGCCTGATCACGCCGTGGAATTACCCGCTGCTGCAGGCGGCGTGGAAGATCGCGCCCGCGCTGGGCGCCGGCAATACCGTGGTGATCAAGCCCAGCAACCTGACGCCGCTGACCACGCACCACTTCACGCAACTGGTGGCCGAGCTGGACCTGCCGCCGGGCGTGTTCAACCTGGTGACCGGCGGCGCCGAAGTGGGCGCCGATCTGGCCGAGAGCCTGGACGTGGACCTGGTGTCCTTCACCGGCGGCGCCTACGCCGGAGAAAGCATCATGAAGGCCGCCACCGGCAACTTCAAGCGCATCGGTCTAGAGCTGGGCGGCAAGAACCCGAACATCGTGTTTGCCGATGCCGACCTGGACGCCGCGGTCGATTACGCGCTCAACGCCGCGTTTTTCCACGCCGGGCAGGTCTGCTCCGCCGGCTCGCGCCTGATGATCGAGGACAGCATCTATGATGCATTCATCAGCCGGCTGGCCGAGCGCCTGCCGCGCATCGTGATCGGCAACGGCTTCCATGGCGAGACCCAGATGGGCCCGGTGCAGTCGGCGCAACAGCACGAGAAGATCCTGGGCATGGTGCAGGCCGGCATCGCCGAGGGCGCACGCCTGGTCCACGGCGGCAAGCGCCCGGCGGGCGACGTATTCAAGAAGGGCTACTGGCTGGAACCGACGCTGCTGGCCGACGTGACGGCCGACATGAAGATTGCGAAGGAGGAAATTTTCGGGCCGGTGATCACGGCCGAGCGCTTCCGCTCCGAGGAGGAAGTGCTGCGTGCCGCCAACGACACCCCGTACGGCCTGGCCGGCGCGGTCTGGACCCGCGACCTGGACAAGGCGAATCGGATGTCGCGCGGCCTGCGCTTCGGCACGGTGTGGGTCAACGACTACCACCCGTACTTCCCGGAAGCGCCGTGGGGCGGCTACAAGGCGAGCGGCATCGGCCGCGAACTGGCCCGCGTCGGCCTGGACGAGTACACCGAACTCAAGCACAGCTATATCAACCTGGCCCCCAAGGCGATGGGCTGGTTTGGCGCCTGA
- the betA gene encoding choline dehydrogenase, producing the protein MQAIHEYDYIIVGAGSAGCVLAARLTEDADVSVLLLEAGGPDWRLDWRTQMPAALAYPLQGTTYNWAYVTEPEPHMNNRRMTQGRGKGLGGSSLINGMVYIRGNAMDYDGWAENKSLENWSYADCLPYFRKAETYDKGANDYHGGNGPLHVTTPKPDISPLFRAFIKAGEQAGYGQTQDLNGYRQEGFGPMDRTTTARGRRCSTSLAYLDQAKDRPNLTVHTRALADRILFSGQRATGISYVQGDHVREACARREVIVSNGAIASPQLLLRSGVGNADELRAFGIESVADLKGVGENLQDHLEMYLQYECTKPVSLYPALKWWNKPAIGIEWYLRGTGTAASNHFEAGGFIRSSDDFAWPNLQYHFIPLAMNYDGSNPVQSHGFQCHVGSMRSPSTGFVKLASRDPRVKPRLLFNYMAHDVDWREFRAAVRLTREIIGQQALDQFRGREIKPGMMVQSDAEIDAFVREHAETALHPSCTCKMGDASDPMAVVDNQGRVHGLSGLRVVDASIMPKIITGNLNAPTIMMAEKLADVIRGRAPLQRSTAPYYKAATARGGSQADAVRHPPATTARMPMPMPA; encoded by the coding sequence ATGCAGGCAATCCATGAGTACGACTACATCATCGTCGGCGCGGGCTCGGCCGGCTGCGTGCTGGCCGCGCGGCTGACCGAGGATGCCGATGTCTCGGTGCTGCTGCTGGAAGCTGGCGGCCCGGACTGGCGCCTGGACTGGCGCACCCAGATGCCGGCTGCGCTGGCGTATCCGCTGCAGGGCACGACTTATAACTGGGCCTATGTGACCGAGCCCGAGCCGCATATGAACAACCGACGCATGACGCAGGGCCGCGGCAAGGGGCTGGGCGGTTCGTCGCTGATCAACGGCATGGTCTATATCCGCGGCAACGCCATGGACTACGACGGCTGGGCAGAGAACAAGTCGCTGGAGAACTGGAGCTACGCCGACTGCCTGCCCTACTTCCGCAAGGCCGAGACCTACGACAAGGGCGCCAACGACTACCATGGCGGCAACGGCCCGCTGCACGTGACCACGCCCAAGCCCGATATCAGCCCGCTGTTCCGCGCCTTTATCAAGGCCGGCGAGCAGGCCGGCTATGGCCAGACCCAGGACCTGAACGGCTATCGCCAGGAAGGTTTCGGTCCGATGGACCGCACCACCACCGCGCGCGGGCGCCGCTGCAGCACCTCGCTGGCCTACCTGGACCAGGCGAAAGACCGGCCCAACCTGACCGTGCATACGCGTGCGCTGGCGGACCGCATCCTGTTCTCAGGTCAGCGCGCCACTGGCATCTCATACGTCCAGGGCGACCACGTGCGTGAAGCCTGTGCGCGCCGCGAAGTGATCGTCAGCAATGGCGCGATCGCCTCGCCGCAACTGCTGCTGCGCTCCGGCGTGGGCAATGCGGACGAGCTGCGCGCATTTGGCATCGAGTCGGTGGCAGATCTGAAGGGCGTCGGCGAGAACCTGCAGGACCACCTCGAGATGTACCTGCAGTACGAATGCACCAAACCCGTATCGCTGTACCCGGCGCTGAAGTGGTGGAACAAGCCCGCGATCGGCATCGAATGGTATCTGCGCGGCACCGGCACCGCGGCCTCCAACCACTTCGAGGCGGGCGGCTTTATCCGCAGCAGCGATGACTTTGCCTGGCCCAACCTGCAGTACCACTTCATCCCGCTGGCGATGAACTACGACGGCAGCAACCCGGTGCAGTCGCATGGCTTCCAGTGCCATGTGGGCTCGATGCGCTCGCCCAGCACCGGCTTTGTCAAGCTGGCCAGCCGCGACCCGCGCGTGAAGCCGCGGCTGCTGTTCAACTACATGGCGCATGACGTCGACTGGCGCGAGTTCCGCGCCGCAGTGCGCCTGACGCGCGAGATCATCGGCCAGCAGGCGCTGGACCAGTTCCGCGGCCGCGAGATCAAGCCCGGCATGATGGTGCAGAGCGATGCCGAGATCGACGCCTTCGTGCGCGAGCATGCCGAGACCGCGCTGCACCCGTCCTGCACCTGCAAGATGGGCGACGCCTCCGACCCGATGGCGGTGGTCGACAACCAGGGCCGCGTGCACGGGCTGTCGGGTCTGCGCGTGGTCGATGCCTCGATCATGCCGAAGATCATCACCGGCAACCTGAACGCACCCACCATCATGATGGCCGAGAAGCTGGCCGACGTGATCCGCGGACGCGCACCGCTGCAACGCTCGACGGCGCCTTACTACAAGGCCGCCACCGCGCGCGGCGGGTCGCAGGCAGACGCGGTGCGGCATCCGCCAGCCACCACTGCGCGAATGCCGATGCCGATGCCCGCCTGA
- a CDS encoding TorF family putative porin, giving the protein MLCKCFASRRALQGALPLLLCQALTAQAQTSAGAETTLAVAPVPQVTATVPPAEAASPAPLSANLTLTSQYVSRGFRQTWGKPAVQGGIDYAHPSGFSAGTWMSSISDKFIEGGTVEWDLYAGYTGTVGDFTYAGQVYYYLYPGAKLQYAQTRYNYGEAVASLTYKWFNVKYWLTYTPDYFGYNSASLLAGNDLHSRGSGYLDINGTFDLGHGVSLLLHYGQERVRNFSAYSFRDVRVALSKAFEGGWTVTGAYTRGWGRTDVYDKYTTGALDSSGNPSVSNPLKSTFLVSLTKTF; this is encoded by the coding sequence ATGCTGTGCAAATGCTTTGCTTCAAGACGGGCCCTGCAAGGCGCCCTGCCCCTGCTGCTGTGCCAGGCGCTGACCGCGCAGGCGCAGACGAGTGCCGGGGCCGAAACCACGCTGGCCGTGGCGCCGGTGCCGCAGGTCACGGCTACCGTGCCGCCGGCCGAGGCCGCATCGCCCGCGCCGCTGAGCGCCAACCTGACGCTGACATCGCAATACGTATCGCGCGGTTTCCGCCAGACCTGGGGCAAGCCTGCGGTGCAGGGCGGCATCGACTACGCCCACCCCAGCGGCTTCTCCGCGGGTACGTGGATGTCGAGCATCAGCGACAAGTTCATCGAGGGCGGCACCGTCGAATGGGATCTGTATGCCGGCTACACCGGCACCGTCGGCGATTTCACCTATGCCGGGCAGGTCTACTACTACCTGTACCCGGGCGCGAAGCTGCAGTACGCGCAGACCAGGTACAACTACGGCGAGGCCGTCGCGTCGCTGACGTACAAGTGGTTCAACGTCAAGTACTGGCTGACCTATACGCCCGACTACTTTGGCTACAACAGCGCCTCGCTGCTCGCCGGCAACGACCTGCACAGCCGCGGCTCGGGCTACCTGGATATCAACGGCACCTTCGACCTGGGCCACGGCGTCTCGCTGCTGCTGCACTACGGCCAGGAGCGCGTGCGCAACTTTTCCGCCTACAGCTTCCGCGACGTGCGCGTGGCATTGTCCAAGGCCTTCGAGGGCGGCTGGACCGTGACCGGCGCCTATACCCGCGGCTGGGGGCGCACCGACGTCTACGACAAGTACACCACCGGGGCGC